The following are encoded together in the Candidatus Dormiibacterota bacterium genome:
- a CDS encoding EVE domain-containing protein, translating to MHYWLFKSEPHAYGFEQLRADGTTSWSGVRNWQARGNMQAMSAGDLGFFYHSSIPQPAAVGVCRVVKAAYPDFTQFDPSSEYYDATSRPERPKWYMVDVEYVEPLPRPVTLAQMRAEPRLEGMILLRRGRLSVQPVTPREWEIVLELARA from the coding sequence ATGCACTACTGGTTGTTCAAGAGCGAGCCTCACGCCTACGGCTTCGAGCAACTGCGCGCCGACGGCACCACGTCGTGGAGCGGCGTACGTAACTGGCAAGCGCGCGGTAACATGCAGGCGATGTCCGCGGGCGACCTCGGCTTCTTCTACCATTCTTCGATTCCGCAGCCGGCCGCCGTCGGCGTCTGCCGCGTCGTCAAAGCGGCCTATCCCGACTTCACCCAGTTCGATCCGAGCAGCGAGTATTACGATGCCACCTCGCGCCCGGAGCGCCCGAAATGGTACATGGTGGACGTCGAGTACGTCGAACCGTTGCCGCGCCCCGTGACGCTCGCGCAGATGCGCGCGGAGCCGCGTCTCGAGGGAATGATCCTCTTGCGGCGCGGGCGGCTCTCGGTTCAGCCCGTGACGCCGCGCGAGTGGGAGATCGTGCTCGAGCTCGCGCGCGCGTAA
- a CDS encoding ROK family protein: MQTAIGVDLGGSHATAGVIDEDGTIRAQHELDLVDLSFPAVIEAVVAVIGKAQGDAGKSAPIGIGSPGNVEPQTGIVRYSPNLGWENAPLGPTLAKRLGVPVLVANDARCAALGEYTFGTGAGTQDFVLLTLGTGIGAGIVAGGDLLLGNRYGAGEIGHHQIRPSDGFVCGCGKIGCFEAQASGTGLIRHAFALAPSFPRSKLLDVGRENLGSKKIRKAAQAGDLHAIAAWKNYAGDLALGIANVIAFVNPQRIALGGGVSSAGEFMLGAVRARVEELTTMVPRGTTEIVIATLGNDAGQVGAATMAFRRGLTTRTL, from the coding sequence ATGCAAACTGCGATAGGCGTCGATTTGGGCGGCTCTCACGCCACCGCCGGAGTTATCGATGAGGACGGTACCATCCGGGCGCAGCACGAGCTCGATCTGGTGGATCTCTCCTTTCCGGCGGTTATCGAAGCGGTCGTCGCGGTCATCGGCAAAGCGCAGGGCGATGCGGGAAAATCTGCGCCGATCGGGATTGGATCGCCGGGGAACGTCGAGCCCCAGACCGGCATCGTGCGGTACAGCCCGAACCTCGGCTGGGAGAACGCACCGCTCGGTCCGACGCTCGCCAAACGATTGGGCGTCCCCGTTCTGGTCGCCAACGACGCTCGCTGCGCGGCGCTGGGCGAGTACACGTTCGGAACGGGAGCCGGAACGCAGGATTTCGTTCTCCTGACGCTAGGCACGGGAATCGGCGCCGGAATCGTCGCTGGGGGCGACCTGCTGCTCGGGAATCGCTACGGTGCCGGAGAGATCGGCCATCACCAAATCCGTCCGAGCGACGGCTTCGTGTGCGGCTGCGGAAAGATCGGCTGTTTCGAAGCGCAGGCATCGGGCACCGGCCTGATCCGTCACGCATTCGCGCTCGCACCGTCCTTCCCGAGGAGCAAGCTGCTCGATGTCGGGCGCGAGAACCTTGGATCGAAGAAGATCCGAAAGGCCGCCCAAGCCGGCGACCTCCACGCCATTGCAGCCTGGAAGAACTACGCGGGCGATCTCGCGCTCGGAATCGCGAACGTCATCGCGTTCGTGAACCCGCAACGCATCGCGCTCGGCGGCGGCGTCTCGAGTGCGGGAGAGTTCATGCTCGGCGCCGTCCGCGCACGCGTGGAAGAGCTCACGACGATGGTGCCTCGCGGTACGACGGAGATCGTCATCGCCACGCTCGGGAACGACGCGGGACAGGTCGGTGCGGCGACGATGGCCTTTCGACGCGGGCTGACGACGCGAACGCTATAG
- a CDS encoding sterol desaturase family protein → MPLLAALLVLVAGDCASTFLYHVPQHAWFSLHLRTHHDRRRSYLDHAVLSLDPWVLLDGLLGAVPYLAVAAVAARLSWEGALAGLALGQVHVWWRHTSQIGWKTPAGLAVALRQFYVVLPEDHDKHHRNPQVEFGDIFRFYDAPARALLARLVKGKRKGPSLRGAHGAPSL, encoded by the coding sequence ATGCCGCTCCTGGCCGCGCTCCTCGTGCTCGTCGCAGGTGACTGCGCCTCCACCTTCCTCTATCACGTGCCGCAGCACGCATGGTTCTCGCTCCACCTGCGTACGCACCACGACCGGCGCCGCTCCTACTTGGACCACGCCGTCCTCTCGCTCGACCCGTGGGTGCTCCTCGACGGCCTTCTCGGGGCCGTGCCGTATCTGGCGGTCGCGGCTGTGGCGGCGCGTCTCTCGTGGGAGGGGGCGTTGGCCGGACTGGCGCTCGGGCAGGTGCACGTCTGGTGGCGCCATACGAGCCAGATCGGCTGGAAGACCCCTGCCGGGTTGGCCGTGGCACTGCGGCAGTTTTACGTCGTTCTGCCGGAAGATCACGACAAGCACCACCGTAATCCGCAGGTCGAGTTCGGCGACATCTTCCGATTCTACGACGCGCCGGCGCGCGCGCTGCTCGCCCGGCTCGTGAAGGGGAAGAGAAAGGGACCTTCGCTACGCGGCGCACACGGTGCGCCCTCGCTGTGA
- the ppk1 gene encoding polyphosphate kinase 1, translating into MLAPAKPPRRGGFPDDPASYFSQELSWLEFNDRVLEEALDRRNPLFERLNFIAIYETNLDEFFMIRVAAIKQQIDAQVLRATEDGRTPSEHLAAVSERARRSKSQQMRLLVERIFPSLERRGIRIVRVADLEEEALANVERTFDERVFAVLTPLAVDSGHPFPYISNLSLSLAVELEENTADGVSLHFARVKIPPTLPRFVAVEPSAPGARRFVLLEDVIARYLGALFPGMTVRDAYVFRVTRDADLDLQEDEADDLLAAIESELQRRRFGEPVRLEIERGMPEYMREFLLKSLDLHEVDCYEVVGPMALGDLRQLIDLPGYEELRYPPFLPAIPKRLRGVTDLFALIREGDVLLHHPYDSFDPVLQFLRQAASDERVLAIKATLYRTSGSNSPIVSALLEAAENGKQVAVVIELKARFDEQNNIEWARRLERAGVHVVYGFPGLKVHAKALMVIREDDDGLRRYIHFGTGNYNEKSARIYTDLGLFTCRPRLGSDTVALFNALTGFAKVTDFDDLFVSPVTMRREILSRIEREIEHARAGRPAGIRAKLNALTDLEIVRALYRGSQGGVDIQLVVRGMCVLRPGVPGLSERIRVCSIVGRFLEHSRIYVFENGGEREVFLSSADWMGRSLDRRVELAVPVQDAAIAETVDRRILGALLRDNVKSRELLPDGTYRRLMPGERHPAYDAQRIFLAKSHKT; encoded by the coding sequence ATGCTCGCACCCGCGAAGCCGCCGCGCAGAGGCGGCTTTCCCGACGATCCGGCCTCTTACTTCAGCCAAGAGCTCTCATGGCTCGAGTTCAACGACCGTGTCCTGGAGGAAGCGCTCGATCGCCGGAACCCGCTCTTCGAGCGGTTGAACTTCATCGCGATCTACGAAACGAACCTCGACGAGTTCTTCATGATTCGCGTCGCGGCGATCAAGCAGCAGATCGACGCGCAAGTCCTGCGCGCAACGGAAGACGGCCGCACGCCGAGCGAACATCTGGCGGCCGTCTCCGAACGCGCGCGCCGCTCGAAATCGCAGCAGATGCGTCTGCTCGTCGAGCGCATCTTCCCCTCGCTCGAACGGCGCGGCATCCGCATCGTTCGCGTTGCGGATCTCGAAGAGGAAGCGCTGGCGAACGTCGAGCGAACGTTCGACGAGCGCGTCTTCGCCGTGTTGACGCCGCTGGCCGTCGACAGCGGGCATCCGTTCCCGTACATATCCAATCTCTCGCTCTCGCTTGCAGTCGAGCTCGAGGAGAACACTGCCGACGGGGTATCGCTGCATTTTGCGCGCGTGAAGATTCCGCCGACGCTGCCGCGGTTCGTCGCCGTAGAGCCGTCGGCGCCGGGCGCGCGCAGGTTCGTGCTCCTCGAAGACGTGATCGCGCGCTATCTCGGCGCGCTCTTTCCCGGCATGACGGTGCGCGATGCGTACGTGTTCCGCGTTACGCGAGATGCGGATCTCGACTTGCAGGAAGACGAGGCCGACGATCTCCTCGCGGCGATCGAATCGGAGCTGCAGCGGCGGCGATTCGGCGAGCCCGTTCGCCTCGAGATCGAGCGCGGAATGCCGGAGTACATGCGTGAGTTCTTGCTGAAGTCGCTGGACCTCCACGAGGTCGATTGCTACGAAGTGGTGGGCCCGATGGCGCTCGGCGATCTGCGGCAGCTGATCGACCTGCCCGGCTACGAGGAGCTGCGCTATCCGCCGTTCTTACCTGCGATTCCCAAGCGCCTGCGCGGCGTCACCGACCTCTTTGCGTTGATTCGCGAAGGTGACGTGCTGCTGCACCATCCCTACGACTCGTTCGATCCGGTATTGCAATTCTTGCGTCAGGCGGCGAGCGACGAGCGGGTGCTGGCGATCAAGGCGACGCTCTATCGAACGTCGGGCTCGAACTCGCCGATCGTGAGCGCGCTGCTGGAAGCGGCGGAAAACGGCAAGCAAGTCGCCGTCGTCATCGAGCTCAAGGCACGCTTCGACGAACAGAACAACATCGAATGGGCGCGCAGGCTGGAGCGTGCGGGCGTTCACGTCGTGTACGGCTTCCCAGGCCTCAAAGTCCATGCGAAAGCGCTGATGGTGATTCGCGAGGACGACGACGGTCTGCGGCGCTACATCCATTTCGGCACCGGAAACTACAACGAAAAGTCCGCGCGCATCTATACCGATCTCGGCCTCTTCACGTGCCGCCCACGCCTTGGGAGCGATACGGTCGCGCTCTTCAACGCGCTCACCGGCTTCGCGAAGGTCACCGACTTCGACGATCTCTTCGTCTCGCCGGTTACGATGCGCCGCGAGATCCTCTCGCGCATCGAGCGCGAGATCGAGCACGCCCGCGCGGGGCGGCCGGCGGGAATTCGTGCGAAGTTGAACGCCCTCACCGATCTCGAGATCGTGCGCGCCCTCTATCGCGGGAGCCAAGGCGGCGTCGACATCCAGCTCGTCGTACGGGGCATGTGCGTGCTGCGGCCGGGCGTCCCCGGGCTCTCCGAACGCATCCGCGTCTGCTCGATCGTCGGGCGGTTCCTCGAGCATTCGCGGATATACGTCTTCGAGAACGGCGGCGAACGAGAGGTCTTCCTTTCGAGCGCCGATTGGATGGGGCGCAGCCTCGACCGGCGAGTCGAGCTGGCGGTGCCGGTACAGGATGCGGCGATTGCCGAGACAGTCGACCGCCGGATTCTGGGAGCGCTGCTGCGGGACAACGTCAAGAGTAGGGAGCTCCTGCCGGACGGGACGTACCGGCGCCTCATGCCGGGGGAACGCCACCCGGCCTACGACGCCCAGCGGATTTTCTTAGCGAAATCTCATAAAACGTAG
- a CDS encoding TonB-dependent receptor, which translates to MSTLTRILAALLFATLTVGPVSAATVLHGANVVAQATGSVQGTATSSEGAPISDASVSLVGPQTYTATTDANGAFTIANVVPGIYRLTVEKPGYQTAENDVAIVAGAPEIVSVSMPVATFTTLRTIARVAVRGHGVFNTSTASVNTLTSQQFEEQGQYSVNHTLDQIPGLQISYPTSSANGASAGSIVVPNIRGGLSYETATLIDGHPLAVVDYGDYVTTFLNSYLFSNVDVIKGPGAMSPQTNYAIGGTLNFRTKDPTLAFTPDYGFGYISDGGTYYHFGLSDTVLNGRLGFVVEVAGVNDPGLMHNQRTYFNVGPGPNGVIGWNGTTGNVANYNDSRQYLGNTETAPFSSQGLVACCYTYNGYFNQYAELLKAQYHLSDYTRATVTYFVTESYADQNANTASTLQPNVFLPASGHGYSGPLAPGTHFWGPSGGPYPGSTGGTEGEVNSEPVVQAEIQSTIGDNTILARYYHANVNRLINGGSDSPYVPVVQDYTYYGVNHESSNYTTYNGVSEPTAFFSYYRQFELDKLNGYSFEFTHPYGEGNEFTLSAESTNYQTNGVGSLSGCAPGSNALGQFTGLACPGLDPYPGLGAPSTTVPGGSSQIMNTYMLRNILNINPKLQWIVSLYDNTYHNTFAGECLFTSGWYGQTITNLNGPGASCSPYGNNVLWTTTNQSHFDERTALEWRPDPNLAVRLSAGSSIAPEYLAELTRPLGYPSCGFFGCNGAVTVNIPNANLHPETSWGYDLGSDYRLADGDTVASVDLYVTNLFNHFITSVFGSGLTCTNTSYPGSNCGVTPVPIYYSQNQNVSNSRFEGVEVGLKHVPSKGFGFDLAASLEHAYAYNLAPNFYCAPVPGHPTAPCVPANYNTNLNIIAGGQFEGNASFAGSYYCGTYQAPHYHNLAFPFNCSDSPNGFSNTNIPFLTGHAELNWSAPSGWRAVLGSTFLGKNNSFNAPPFWITYASLRVPLNHALSLQVSGDNIFNALPGYYEYVGTGVNYGLANGQQAASIENQLGPAVWHVELTKTFGGP; encoded by the coding sequence GTGAGTACTCTCACTCGGATCCTGGCCGCGTTGTTGTTTGCGACGCTCACCGTCGGACCCGTAAGCGCGGCGACGGTGCTGCATGGCGCGAACGTCGTGGCACAGGCAACAGGCTCGGTCCAGGGCACGGCAACCTCGTCGGAGGGCGCACCCATTTCGGATGCGTCGGTCTCCCTCGTCGGGCCGCAGACCTACACGGCAACAACGGACGCGAACGGCGCGTTCACCATTGCTAACGTCGTCCCGGGAATCTACCGTTTGACGGTCGAGAAGCCGGGATATCAAACGGCCGAAAACGATGTCGCCATTGTCGCGGGCGCTCCCGAGATCGTCTCGGTCTCCATGCCGGTCGCAACGTTCACGACGCTGCGCACGATCGCGCGCGTCGCCGTGCGCGGACACGGCGTCTTCAACACGTCGACTGCCTCCGTCAACACGCTGACGTCGCAGCAGTTCGAAGAGCAGGGGCAGTACTCGGTCAACCATACGCTCGACCAAATCCCCGGCTTGCAGATCAGCTATCCGACATCGAGCGCGAACGGCGCTTCGGCGGGCTCGATCGTCGTTCCGAACATTCGCGGCGGCCTTTCGTACGAGACGGCAACGCTCATCGACGGCCATCCGCTGGCCGTCGTCGACTACGGCGACTACGTGACGACGTTCTTGAACAGCTATCTCTTCTCGAACGTCGACGTCATCAAAGGACCGGGCGCCATGTCGCCGCAGACGAACTACGCCATCGGCGGCACGCTCAACTTCCGTACCAAAGACCCGACGCTGGCGTTTACGCCCGATTACGGCTTTGGATACATCAGCGATGGCGGCACGTACTATCACTTCGGGCTCTCGGACACCGTGCTCAACGGCCGCTTGGGCTTCGTCGTCGAGGTCGCCGGCGTCAACGATCCGGGTTTGATGCACAATCAGCGGACGTACTTCAACGTCGGCCCCGGCCCGAACGGCGTCATCGGTTGGAACGGCACGACGGGCAACGTCGCGAACTACAACGACAGCCGCCAGTATCTCGGCAACACTGAAACGGCGCCGTTCTCGTCCCAAGGCCTCGTGGCGTGCTGCTACACGTACAATGGATACTTCAATCAGTACGCGGAGCTGTTGAAGGCCCAGTACCATCTCTCCGACTACACGCGTGCGACGGTGACCTATTTCGTCACCGAATCCTACGCCGACCAAAACGCCAACACGGCAAGCACGCTGCAGCCGAACGTCTTCCTTCCCGCTTCCGGTCACGGGTATTCGGGCCCACTCGCACCGGGAACGCATTTCTGGGGACCGTCGGGAGGCCCGTATCCCGGTTCGACCGGTGGGACCGAAGGCGAGGTGAACTCCGAGCCGGTCGTTCAGGCGGAGATCCAGTCGACGATCGGCGACAACACGATTCTCGCGCGATACTACCACGCCAACGTCAACCGCCTCATCAACGGCGGATCGGACAGCCCGTACGTTCCGGTCGTACAAGACTACACGTACTACGGCGTGAACCACGAGTCGTCAAACTACACGACGTACAACGGCGTGAGCGAGCCGACGGCGTTCTTCTCGTACTACCGCCAGTTCGAGCTCGATAAACTCAACGGCTACTCTTTCGAGTTCACGCATCCGTACGGCGAAGGCAACGAGTTCACGCTCAGCGCCGAGTCGACCAACTATCAGACGAACGGCGTCGGGAGCCTCTCGGGGTGTGCGCCCGGCTCGAATGCTCTCGGACAGTTCACGGGACTCGCGTGCCCGGGGCTGGATCCTTATCCGGGTCTCGGCGCGCCGTCGACCACGGTTCCGGGCGGATCGAGCCAGATCATGAACACGTACATGCTCCGCAACATCCTCAACATCAATCCGAAGCTGCAGTGGATCGTTTCGCTCTACGACAACACGTATCACAACACGTTTGCGGGCGAATGCCTGTTCACGTCGGGCTGGTACGGCCAAACCATCACGAATCTCAATGGCCCCGGTGCGTCGTGCTCGCCGTACGGAAACAACGTCCTTTGGACGACGACGAATCAATCGCACTTCGACGAACGCACGGCACTCGAGTGGCGCCCAGATCCGAACCTCGCCGTTCGGCTCTCGGCCGGTTCGAGCATCGCGCCGGAGTATCTGGCCGAGCTCACGAGACCATTGGGCTATCCGTCATGCGGCTTCTTCGGCTGCAACGGTGCGGTGACCGTGAACATCCCGAACGCGAACCTGCACCCGGAGACGTCGTGGGGCTACGATTTGGGCTCCGACTACCGGCTCGCGGACGGCGACACGGTCGCGTCGGTCGACCTGTACGTGACGAATCTGTTCAATCACTTCATCACGTCGGTATTCGGCAGCGGGTTGACCTGCACGAATACGAGCTATCCGGGGTCCAACTGCGGCGTCACGCCGGTTCCGATCTACTACAGTCAGAACCAAAACGTATCGAACTCACGCTTTGAAGGCGTGGAGGTCGGTTTGAAGCACGTGCCGTCCAAAGGCTTCGGCTTCGACCTCGCCGCATCGCTCGAGCACGCGTACGCCTACAATCTCGCGCCGAACTTCTACTGCGCTCCGGTGCCCGGCCATCCGACGGCACCCTGCGTTCCGGCGAACTACAACACGAACCTCAACATCATCGCCGGCGGACAGTTCGAAGGCAACGCGAGTTTTGCGGGATCCTACTATTGCGGTACGTACCAGGCACCGCACTACCATAACCTGGCATTTCCGTTCAACTGCAGCGACAGCCCGAACGGCTTCTCGAACACGAATATCCCGTTCTTGACGGGACATGCAGAGCTCAACTGGTCGGCTCCCAGCGGGTGGCGAGCCGTGCTCGGCAGCACGTTCCTCGGGAAGAACAACTCGTTCAACGCCCCGCCGTTCTGGATCACGTACGCGTCGCTGCGCGTGCCGTTGAACCACGCGTTGTCGCTCCAGGTATCCGGCGACAACATCTTCAACGCGCTGCCGGGCTACTACGAGTACGTCGGTACGGGCGTGAACTACGGCTTGGCGAACGGCCAGCAAGCGGCCTCGATCGAGAACCAGCTCGGTCCGGCAGTCTGGCACGTCGAGCTGACGAAGACGTTCGGCGGACCGTAA
- a CDS encoding glycosyltransferase, which yields MTKRVLLLISDTGGGHRSAANAVAAALEEIASPSTFECRIEDVAAHCSFPLTQLGRGYSMALRYAPPVYGALYHATNGRRRYRALVRFCEPLYRERLRDLFIDYKPDVIVSIHPLLNHAALRARADAHMEDVPIVTVITDLGNVHESWLTPQSDAVVVPAREVYERALSRAIPPSRIFALGHPIHPKFDDVTGTKARLREQLGLPHDAFVVMLMAGGEGGGKLLATALALARARLPVHLVVVCGRNDMLRQRLTEAAADLPTPMQVLGFTEKVPEYMHAVDLLVTKAGPGTLAEANAAQLPIVVYDYIPGQERGNVDFVRRNDLGTVAIRSAAEVVRSVRALLRSPERLEQIRRNQAAVAPQRSSRQIAALIADMANRGTPRLRAVASL from the coding sequence GTGACCAAGCGCGTCCTGTTGCTGATCTCGGATACCGGCGGCGGTCACCGCAGCGCTGCGAACGCCGTCGCGGCGGCGCTGGAGGAGATCGCATCGCCGTCCACGTTCGAATGCCGCATCGAGGACGTCGCCGCGCACTGCTCCTTCCCGCTCACGCAGCTCGGGCGCGGCTACAGCATGGCGCTGCGGTACGCGCCGCCCGTGTACGGTGCCCTCTACCATGCGACGAACGGCCGACGGCGCTATCGCGCGCTCGTACGATTCTGCGAACCGCTCTATCGAGAGCGCTTACGCGATCTCTTCATCGACTACAAGCCCGACGTCATCGTCTCGATCCATCCGCTGCTCAATCACGCCGCGTTGCGCGCCAGAGCCGACGCGCACATGGAAGACGTGCCCATCGTCACGGTGATCACCGATCTCGGCAACGTGCACGAATCGTGGCTCACGCCGCAGAGCGACGCCGTCGTGGTGCCTGCGCGCGAAGTCTACGAGCGTGCGCTCTCCCGCGCGATACCGCCGTCGCGGATCTTCGCGCTCGGTCACCCCATCCACCCGAAGTTCGACGACGTCACAGGAACGAAAGCGCGGTTGCGCGAGCAGCTCGGCTTGCCGCACGACGCCTTCGTCGTCATGCTCATGGCAGGAGGCGAGGGCGGTGGAAAGCTGCTGGCGACCGCGCTCGCGCTCGCGCGCGCTCGCCTTCCCGTGCATCTGGTGGTCGTCTGCGGTCGCAACGACATGCTGCGGCAGCGTCTCACTGAGGCCGCAGCCGACTTGCCGACGCCGATGCAGGTTCTCGGATTCACTGAGAAGGTACCCGAGTACATGCACGCCGTCGACCTGCTGGTGACCAAAGCGGGGCCGGGAACGCTCGCCGAAGCGAATGCGGCACAGCTACCGATCGTAGTGTACGACTACATCCCCGGGCAGGAGCGAGGAAACGTCGATTTCGTGCGCCGCAACGATCTCGGCACCGTCGCAATTCGCAGCGCGGCAGAGGTCGTGCGGTCCGTGCGGGCTTTGCTGCGCTCCCCCGAGCGTCTCGAGCAGATTCGGCGTAACCAAGCCGCCGTTGCGCCGCAGCGAAGCTCGCGACAGATTGCGGCACTCATCGCCGATATGGCGAACCGGGGAACTCCGCGCTTGCGAGCCGTCGCCTCGCTATAG
- a CDS encoding YkgJ family cysteine cluster protein — METIDLIALRDFAKRTGQPTHPELLDVQPMEHVSKIEIDEEHVTIEYNEKTTRYYNLNEITKREWIYKYNDDREFVAAVANVIALARKHLKDVPDNISCPPGCAECCSGYEPFVTEADVSRIAEHLGKPYDAVMREYVVPRRSADGHYVGWLRKISDDLADQCVFLMGDRSGRYYCGIYAARPGDCREFTPIGCQDVDESLSHTRGFKIGPPFQPKRRRTSAGRRSR; from the coding sequence GTGGAAACGATCGATCTCATCGCCCTGCGCGATTTCGCGAAGCGCACCGGCCAGCCGACCCATCCCGAGCTTCTCGACGTGCAGCCCATGGAGCACGTCAGCAAGATCGAAATAGACGAAGAGCACGTCACGATAGAGTACAACGAGAAGACGACCCGGTACTATAACCTGAACGAAATTACGAAGCGCGAGTGGATATACAAGTACAACGACGATCGGGAGTTCGTCGCCGCAGTGGCCAACGTGATCGCGCTCGCACGCAAGCACCTCAAGGACGTGCCTGACAACATCAGCTGTCCGCCGGGCTGCGCCGAGTGCTGCAGTGGATACGAGCCGTTCGTGACCGAAGCGGACGTTTCACGCATCGCCGAACACTTGGGCAAGCCCTACGACGCGGTCATGCGGGAGTACGTCGTGCCGCGCAGATCCGCGGACGGGCACTACGTCGGCTGGCTGCGCAAGATATCCGACGACCTCGCAGACCAGTGCGTCTTCCTCATGGGCGACCGGAGCGGGCGGTATTACTGTGGCATCTATGCGGCACGCCCGGGCGATTGCCGTGAGTTCACGCCGATCGGGTGTCAAGACGTCGACGAATCGCTCTCTCACACGCGCGGCTTCAAGATCGGTCCACCGTTTCAGCCGAAGCGACGCCGTACGAGCGCAGGCCGCCGCTCGCGTTAG